The genomic region ATCTTTGTGGCAGTCTTGTGAATCTTGGTTGCAGAACTTCTCTTGCAAGTATATCAATAGATCAAGTAAATGACCTGTGACTATAATGAATAATCTTCCTCAGGCCTTAACTTTGAGCTAGTTCCCCACTGCTCTGAATCTTTTGATCTTTCGCATTACATTCAATATCAAGAAGTTCATAATTCTTCCAGTGCTGAAGAAGAATGTTGGTTACAGGCCAAAATGACTTTCAGATGGTGGTTCTTAGATCTACCATCATGAGGTGCTTTACATTAACTTCAGCCTAACAgctaccctcccccacccactgcaacaggtccacagcagatgccatgACTTCCTATCCtgcaggccacaatcagtgaggactggtgaCAGCACCTCCTTCATGATAATCTTCAGTGCCATCCTTAAGGCTGTGCATTCAGATCCCTATTACCCATGATTGTGCGGCCAAGCACGACTCCAGCATTGTCtccaagttggcagatgacacatTCGTCAGAGCAGTATCTCTTATAATGTTGAGTCAGAGAACAGAAGGGAAAAAGAATGACTATCGGGACAGCAACTGCTCCCTCAGTGTCAGCAAGACCGAGGAGCTGGTTGCAGgattctgcaggtgaggcagaattaagcATCCATGGAGCCAATGTGGAGATTGGAGACAGCTTTAAATTCTAAGTATAAACAAGTCCAGTGACTTCCCACATTGacacaatggccaagaaagcacaccagcacctctacttcctcagaacttGAGGAAATTTGGCTTGTCGTCTGCATTGCTTAACAACTTCACATCCTGTTAGGCTGCATCATGGCATCCTATGGGAACTATTCCATTTGAGATTGCAAGAAATGGTAGAAGGTTGTCAAGGTGGCTCAGTCCACCACACAAAACACCCTCCTCTCTATCAACTCCATCAATAACTTccactgccttggaaaggcagccaacatattaaaagactcatcccaccctggctaTTCTCTCTTCACTCCTCTCCCATTGGGAAGAtaattcacaagtgtgagatcaagCCCTACCAGATTTAaggaccatcagactcctcaacaacacttaatcacagactcatttaaggacccttacttttgtactttattgattttgtttctctctgtattacacagtcagtttatttacatgtttttatttgtttatgtgtataCGCATCTTCTTGAGGACAAGTTTTTTGCACTacgaataagtggtaattctaccttgcccagaggaaaaagaatctcagcgttgtatgtgatgtcatggatgtactctgacaataaatctgaactttgattatCAAATGCTCTCATTTAGCCATCTTGCAACAGCAgatgtgatatatatatatatatatatatctttggcttggcttcgcggacgaagatttatggagggggtaaaaagtccacgtcagctgcaggctcgtttgtggctgacaagtccgacgcgggacaggcagacacggttgcagcggttgcaggggaaaattggttggttggagttgggtgttgggtttttcctcctttgtcttttgtcagtgaggtgggctctgcggtcttcttcaaaggaggttgctgcccgccaaactgtgaggcgccaagatgcacggtttgaggcgatatcagcccactggcggtggtcaatgtggcaggcaccaagagatttctttaggcagtccttgtaccttttctttggtgcacctctgtcacggtggccagtggagagctcaccatataacacgatcttgggaaggcgatggtcctccattctggagacgtgacccatccagcgcagctggatcttcagcagcgtggactcgatgctgtcgacctctgccatctcgagtacttcgacgttaggggtgtaagcgctccaatggatgttgaggatggagcggagacaacgctggtggaagcgttctaggagccgtaggtggtgccggtagaggacccatgattcggagccgaacaggagtgtgggtatgacaacggctctgtatacgcttatctttgtgaggtttttcagttggttgtttttacagactcttttgtgtagtcttccaaaggcgctatttgccctggcgagtctgttgtctatctcgttgtcaatccttgcatctgatgaaatggtgcagccgagataggtaaactggttgaccgttttgagttttgtgtgcccgatggagatgtgggggggctggtagtcatggtggggagctggctgatggaggacctcagttttcttcaggctgacttcctgtccaaacattttggcagatgTTTTGAAAGAAGATATTACAGGAcatcaaacgctgaagagctggctctgaatgggcaactaaagcggcatcatctgcaaagagtagttcacggacaagtttctcttgtgtcttggtgtgagattgcaggcgcctcagattgaagagactgccatccgtgcggtaccggatgttaacagcgtcttcattgttggggtctttcatggcttggttcagcatcatgctgaagaagattgaaaagagggttggtgcgagaacacagccttgcttcacgccattgttaatggagaagggttcagagagctcattgctgtatctgacccgaccttgttggttttcgtgcagttggataatcatgttgaggaactttgggggacatccgatgcgctctagtatttgccaaagccctttcctgctcacggtgtcgaaggctttggtgaggtcaacaaaggtgatgcagagtcctttgttttgttctctgcacttttcttggagctgtctgagggcaaagaccatgtcagtggttcctctgtttgcgcgaaagccgcactgtgattctgggagaatattctcggcgacactaggtattattctatttagtagaatcctagcgaagattttgcctgcaatggagagcaacgtgattcccctgtagtttgagcagtctgatttctcgcctttgtttttgtacagggtgatgatggtggcatcacgaagatcctgaggcagtttaccttggtcccaacaaagcttgaaaaactcatgcagtttggcatgcagagttttgccgccagccttccagacttctggggggattccatccatacctgctgctttgcaggtatggatggaatcccccatatatatatatatatatatatataacacatATATGTCTATAAATGAAATAGCTCTTTGAATGACAAAGAATCATTTCCTCTCACCTAAAAATTAACCTTATTGCTAAAAATATATTGCATACAACTTTGCAGCTTTGGAAAAGCAATTCATAAATACTCCACTGACGCCTCTATTACTTCACTTCACCTCATCCATGTATCCTTTTACTCTTTTCTCACAGAAACAAATCTCTGTAAAGCATGTACACTAAGCAGAAAGCTGCACATTATTACCAGGCCATGTAAAATCTCCACAGTACCTTCCAGAGCTTATTGGATTTGTAGATCTAGGATTTAAAGAACCTAATCAAGATGCAATAAAACATGCAAACCTACCATGCTTTTCATGTTGCAGTTTATTTTCAAAATTACCGGTACTTATGGAAACAACAAAGCTGTTTtattcagaataatcctgttctGTTGTTACCTTATTAGATATCAAGTAAGAATCATATCCGGCAATATGATGAAAATTTTGACAAGTGTCCCATTAGTTAACAAATTGTGACAAGTGTCCCATTACCAGACCATGATCTCTCAGGACTTTTGCTTGCTTATTTAAATGATGGTACCATGCTGGTGACATTCCTGGTGGTATATTTTGATATATTCTCAGCAAGGTAGTTCTCTTGGACAATCTATGATTAATAAGGATAATAAACTTAATGGAAGCTAAagggaaaacaaaattaaaagctgGCTACTACATTTTAACACATAGTATTTATTTATTCCCATTTCCATCTACCAGCTCTACTGTTTACTTGACTATAAATAACAACACACAACAAAATAGACCTTCAATTTTCAACTCGGAACAGCTTAAGCCCATTTATCCATATCCCTTAAAGCTTTAAAgtgaagatgctggaaatttgaaatataaaGAAAATTGAGGAAATACTCATGACAGTTAGCATTTATGGAGTAGAGAAGTAGATTTTATGTTTCAGAGAAGGAAAagggatggaaaaaaaatagaagaaatatCCAACCTCCTACTTCAAATGGAGGATAATTGACAAAAAatgcttctttctccacagatgcctgGTTGATGTTTTAAATCAACTGAAGTTCACCAACATGCATGTTCTGCACATGAAAATATTTGTGTGGGAGGAGGAACATTTTGTGATCAACTCTGAACACCCAGGTTTTGAGTTTGTTCTGGATTTCATTACGCCAAAACTGAGTTGTCTCCACCTTTCGTCGGCCTCTGCTCAGTAGCCATCACTTCGTGACCTCTTTCTCTTCTACCTCCCACCTctttcttacctgttagcctgtggtcCTCCCTTTGCTCACCCctcccctttttattcaggtgtctgcctgattttcagcaccccgaagaagggctcaggcttgaaacgtcgAATGCCTTTAACTTTCTATGGATCCTGCATGACTTGtttaatttctccagcactcttgtgccCTGCATTagactcagcatctgcagattttattgtttACCTTGTTTCCATCCACAGAAGTGAGTCTTTCCCCATTTTAAATACTCAGACTGATCTCTAGTCAATTTTCCATGGACATACAACAaaataacaggccctttaggcccatAAGCCTGTGACGTCCAAttgaccccagtatgttttttgaagggtgggaggaaaccagagcatacagaggaaacccattcagacacagggagaatgtacatactcctcCTAACAAGCAGCATGGGATTAGAACCCCtttccgattgctggcgctgtaacagtgtcgcACTAACCATTACGCTAACCCTGCTGCCCCTTCACTGAAAATGCAATGTCTAGACAATGAAAAGATCTGGACAATGCAATCTGTTCTCAACTAATTTAGTTAGATCAGGGTAGTGGTGATATTTACGGTATCCACCTTTCCTGAGTTGCAATATGCAGTCTAAGTAATGTTGCACAATTTATATCACTTTTTGCTTCAACCCACGGTCATGATGTCATTAGGCTTTAGAATTAATTTTTATACTGGTATGAACATGGATATCCTCATATTTGAGgcatggcacaggctcgtgggctggaaaggcctctTACCGTGCACTtactccaaatttaaaatttaatttcaatattCTGAAGCCCTGAACTCCATGAGCCATGACAATTTTGTTTCCTTGCATTGCTGGATTAGTAAACTGTTCTATTAAATGCTTTAATCTTTAGAAATAGTCCAATCAGATTTTCAGATTCCTTAATTCCTCacagaaatattttaatttaattagcgGATGAGATTTAAGATGCATGAAAGGATGCATAATTTTCTGAGGGGGCATAAGTTTATATGTGCAAACTCTCAGAAGGCCACAAATTTGTACAATTTTCTCCTGCAGAGGATGACAAGTTGAAGAAGACACTCATTCCATGTGGCAAGAAGATATGGTTAAAAATGGAAATTCCTTGGATCTCATCTACTTTCACAGATCAGTTAAACCTGTGGAACAAGTACAAGAACATTCCAGCCCAGTACGGGccgcaatgttgtgccgacctatatattgtaacaaaaataaaagaaatccTCTCTACctcgtaatcctctattttcaTTTCACCCATGTACAGTACCCGTTTAAGAATTTCTTAAaagtccctattgttccagcctccaccaccccccaggcaatgaattccaggcacccacaattctctgattAAAAAACctaacccctgatgtctcccctaaactttcctcccctcactttgtacagatgtagtctactgtttgctactcccaccttggggaaaaaggtgctggctgtctaccctatctatgcctctcataatcttgtagacctctattaagtcatctctcatccttcttcattccaaagagaaaagcctgagcTCTACTAatcttgtctcataagacatattttccaatccaggcaacatcttggtgaatttcctctgcaccctctataATGCTGGGAAAAGTATCagttttggtgggttcacagagggaTGAGTGCTGGACACAAGTGCTACAATCACACATAATTTTAATTAACACATcaaattactatttcacttaaacAACGATATAAACATTTACCTCTGACCTCGGTTAGAGGTATAGGTGAACCTATACTTGACATGCTCACACACTACAGAGTCTCTTACACACACCTGGTTCCTGACCAACAGGGGTGCAGCTCCCTGGAAGTATCAATCTATCACAATACTACTTCTCAGCTTCACCTTACCTGTAATGTCCACAGAAGCGACCTAgcatggagtgatgtccagggcttggactacgaggcagagggaaagaatgtgctgtgcattggtgttatatacagtgctaatctgtgcatCTAGCCACTAATGAagctaggtgatttaaattagccaacggcaaggtgtgcactaatgggtggctagagtctaaccttgattgaataagtttcagatggggatgacacatgaccacccacaatGCACACATTTCAGACAGGTGGGGAGGCTACATTTCTGCCACAAACAACACCCTCttcatagcctccacatccttcctgtaatgaggtaatcagaaatgaacataatattccaagtgtggtctcactagaaatttatagagctgcaacatgatctcatgacacctgaactcaatcccccaaataATGAAGCCctgcataccataagccttcttaactatcctatcagcctGCACGGCAACCTTGACAGATCtgtagatttggaccccaaattcCCTCAGTTCTTCTACGTCATTAACCATGCACTCTGCCTTCatttgaccttctaaaatgcatcatctcTCACTTATCTGGATTTAACTCTATCGGCCACTTTTCTGCACAACTCTGCATcccatctatatcctgttgtaacctatgacaaccttcaacactatccacaacacctccaaacattgtatcatccacaaatttactgacctatccctctacttcttcgtccaggtcatttatattaaaaaaaatcacagagcagggtTTCTAGAACCGATCCCGACCGGACTCCACTACTCACTGACCTCCAAACAGAATACTTtctatccactactactctctgctatCTACAGGcatgccaattctgaatccacagagccaaggttccatgtctcatgattttctgaatgagcaaccttgtcaaatgccttactaaaatccatatactccACATCTACCACACTATCTTCATCAATATCTTCTTTAACCTCcttaaaaaaactcaattaggctcacaaaaccatgctgactatccctgagaagactgtacttctctaaatgctcgtaaATCTTTTCCTTAATAATAgtttccaatagtttgcccaccactgatgtaaaactcattggtcaataattcccaggattctccctattacctttttaaaagTAGAATCTTGAGAAGAACTATCTGTCCTTTCAGAAACAGGAAAAATATTTGAAAGGATTAAAGGCAGGAAGAGATATCATGGAACTTCAAGTTCAAAATCCATTGATTCAGTGTCTTAAATACTGAAAACTTTGAACATAAAGTGTAGAAACCTAAGTTAAGCACAGATTAGATATTTTACATTCCTATTTATGATACACCATAAAGAGTTTTTTCAGCTTCTCTTATATGTTTAGAAAATATTGTTCCAAAATACCCCAATCTTATTAAAAATATAACTATGCAAATATCCTTCCCTTAACTGATATTCCTTACCTAGATTTTTGAtccttgaattttaatttttcaggaatTTCACTGAGAGATGCAGATCTTCCTGAACTTTTTGTAGAAAGAGTTGAACTGGATGGTGCCATTTTTGATCTTCCACTGGACTCTGAAATCCTGTAGGACTTTGAATTTCCATAGGACCCAGATTCTGTCTagaagaaaaggaatttcagaacaAAAAGAAGATGTGACAATGGTCTCCCAGAACTAAAGCTTTACATTACAAATTGTTTCTTTGCACTGACACACTCACAGCACATGAAACTGAACAGAAGTTACATTTTGAGCCACTATTACTGTGCATTGATCCCAAGTTACAGACACAGAATAACTTACTTCTGTCTTGCAGATTCTATGACGAGTTATTTTCCCTTCTGATTCAGCTATCTTAAAATGCTCTTTGACGTTCTACACAGAAAACAATAATTGGAACATTATAGAGGGACATAAACTTTAAACCTGATTATCACAAGGACAATTTTTGGCATTAATTTCCAAGTTATTCACTTACTGAAATCTGGGCTTTGCTAGCACAACCATTATTTATTAACAATTTCTAATTGCCCTTGGCATGTTGAAGGTGAACTACCTTCTTCAACTGCTACAGTCCTTCTGATGAAGATATTTTCATCAAGCTGTTGGCAAGGGTGTTCCAGGATTTAGAAATGGTAAATGCATTCCCTAAACAGGATGGACTTGGAAGGAAAATCTGCAGGTGGGATTCTCATGTGTATACTGCTCTTGTGCTTGTGAGTGATCTAGGCCACAGGTTCGGGAGGTGCTGTATGAATAGAGTTTTGCAGTGCCTTTTATAGACAATACACAGGGCAGCCCTTGTGCACTGGTGATGGAGGGAAAGAATGTTTGGAGGTGTGGATGAGTTATCAATCAAGTCGGCAGCTGTTTTGTCATGCATTGTGTTGAGTTTCTTGAGAGGTGTTGGAGCTGCATTAATCTATGCTTGGTCCAAGGCTGTGATGAGATTTAGAGCAGAGCCTTCCTGATAAAGATCAAAACTG from Narcine bancroftii isolate sNarBan1 chromosome 9, sNarBan1.hap1, whole genome shotgun sequence harbors:
- the LOC138743206 gene encoding uncharacterized protein isoform X3; the encoded protein is MGSRGGLRSRRGKPIGRQEARRRARFAPPRARQQVRSTDKAPRAAGEAGDPVEEGKIYLTHCLNMAAFHMEALRKQRILDKKISKQELLVEKNVKEHFKIAESEGKITRHRICKTETESGSYGNSKSYRISESSGRSKMAPSSSTLSTKSSGRSASLSEIPEKLKFKDQKSRLSKRTTLLRIYQNIPPGMSPAWYHHLNKQAKVLRDHGLVMGHLSQFVN
- the LOC138743206 gene encoding uncharacterized protein isoform X1 codes for the protein MSSNFWHQLLMLLQAQPNSCFHLGGGQKKIIQKIYLTHCLNMAAFHMEALRKQRILDKKISKQELLVEKNVKEHFKIAESEGKITRHRICKTETESGSYGNSKSYRISESSGRSKMAPSSSTLSTKSSGRSASLSEIPEKLKFKDQKSRLSKRTTLLRIYQNIPPGMSPAWYHHLNKQAKVLRDHGLVMGHLSQFVN